One window of Psychrobacillus sp. FSL H8-0483 genomic DNA carries:
- the gyrB gene encoding DNA topoisomerase (ATP-hydrolyzing) subunit B, which produces MEEKELKPSYDADQIQVLEGLEAVRKRPGMYIGTTSSKGLHHLVWEIVDNSIDESLAGYCDHIVVTIEKDNWIRVEDNGRGIPVDTQEKLGKPAVEVIMTVLHAGGKFGGGGYKVSGGLHGVGASVVNALSEYTEVYVKRDGKIHCIKFERGAVIAPLEVIGEAGETGTTTRFKADAEIFTETTVYEFDILAHRVRELAYLNRGLSITIADEREGQEKSTKYVYEGGIKSYVEDLNKSKEPITEEAIFVEGEKDGISVEIAMQYNGGYSSNILSFANNINTYEGGTHESGFKMALTRVINDYARKNGLLKDADTNLSGDDVREGLTAIVSVKHPDPQFEGQTKTKLGNSEVSTITNSLFSEGFDRFLLENPQVARKVVEKGLMAARARVAAKKAREFTRRKSALEVSSLPGKLADCSSRVPAESELYIVEGDSAGGSAKSGRDRHFQAILPLRGKILNVEKARLDRILGNAEIRAMITALGTGIGEEFTLEKARYHKIIIMTDADVDGAHIRTLLLTFFFRFMRPLIEAGYVYAAQPPLFQVKQGKHVEYCYNDEQLKEILERLPKTSKPNIQRYKGLGEMDADQLWETTMDPEVRTLLQINLDNAMEADAIFEQLMGEEVEPRRLFIEENAVYVKNLDI; this is translated from the coding sequence ATGGAAGAAAAAGAGCTAAAACCATCTTATGATGCCGATCAGATACAAGTACTTGAAGGATTAGAAGCAGTAAGAAAACGTCCAGGGATGTATATTGGTACGACTAGTTCAAAAGGACTTCACCATCTAGTATGGGAAATCGTAGATAATAGTATTGACGAATCCCTTGCTGGTTATTGTGATCATATCGTTGTCACAATTGAAAAAGACAACTGGATACGAGTAGAAGATAATGGGCGAGGTATCCCAGTAGATACACAAGAAAAATTGGGCAAACCAGCTGTAGAAGTTATTATGACTGTATTGCATGCCGGTGGTAAATTTGGCGGCGGTGGTTATAAAGTATCTGGTGGACTTCATGGTGTAGGTGCTTCGGTTGTAAATGCTCTTTCTGAGTATACAGAAGTATATGTTAAACGCGATGGAAAAATTCATTGTATTAAATTTGAACGTGGTGCTGTTATTGCTCCTTTAGAAGTAATTGGGGAAGCAGGGGAAACAGGTACTACAACAAGATTTAAAGCAGATGCGGAAATCTTCACAGAAACAACTGTGTATGAGTTTGATATATTAGCACATCGTGTACGAGAACTGGCTTATTTAAATCGTGGTTTATCTATTACAATTGCCGATGAAAGAGAAGGGCAAGAAAAATCCACTAAATATGTGTATGAAGGCGGAATAAAATCATACGTAGAGGATTTAAATAAATCAAAAGAACCTATTACGGAAGAAGCAATATTCGTAGAGGGAGAAAAAGATGGTATCTCAGTAGAAATTGCTATGCAATATAACGGTGGATATTCTTCTAACATTTTATCTTTTGCAAATAATATTAATACGTATGAAGGTGGGACGCATGAATCCGGCTTCAAAATGGCACTTACTCGTGTAATAAATGATTACGCTAGAAAAAATGGTTTGTTAAAAGATGCCGATACAAATTTATCTGGGGATGATGTACGAGAAGGTTTGACAGCAATTGTTTCTGTTAAACATCCAGATCCTCAATTTGAAGGTCAAACTAAGACAAAATTAGGTAACTCAGAAGTAAGTACTATTACGAATAGTTTATTTTCAGAAGGATTTGATCGTTTCTTATTAGAAAATCCTCAGGTTGCTCGAAAAGTCGTGGAAAAAGGACTAATGGCTGCAAGAGCTCGTGTTGCTGCGAAAAAAGCCCGTGAATTTACACGTAGAAAATCGGCGTTAGAGGTTTCAAGTCTTCCAGGAAAACTTGCTGATTGTTCTTCTCGAGTTCCTGCAGAAAGTGAATTGTATATTGTAGAGGGTGACTCAGCAGGTGGTTCTGCTAAATCTGGTCGTGACCGTCATTTCCAAGCGATTTTGCCATTACGAGGTAAAATTTTGAACGTAGAAAAGGCGCGTTTAGATCGTATATTAGGAAATGCTGAAATTCGTGCAATGATTACTGCACTTGGAACTGGTATAGGGGAAGAATTTACGTTAGAAAAAGCGAGATACCATAAAATTATTATTATGACCGATGCCGATGTCGATGGTGCACATATTCGTACTTTATTACTTACATTTTTCTTCCGCTTCATGCGTCCGTTAATTGAAGCGGGGTATGTATACGCAGCGCAACCTCCTTTATTTCAAGTGAAACAAGGGAAGCATGTTGAATATTGCTATAATGATGAACAATTAAAAGAGATTTTAGAACGTTTACCAAAAACTTCAAAACCAAATATTCAGCGATATAAAGGACTAGGAGAAATGGATGCGGATCAACTTTGGGAAACAACGATGGA
- the recF gene encoding DNA replication/repair protein RecF has product MYIERLELKNFRNYDSIELDFSSKINVLIGENAQGKTNLMESLYVLSMAKSHRTSNDKELIRWEADYGKIKGNIQKKYGRLPLELILSKKGKKAKVNHLEQTRLSNYIGQLNVVMFAPEDLYLVKGSPQVRRRFLDMEIGQISPVYLHDLLQFQKVLKQRNHILKQHQGKSNLKDVMFEVYTEQYIDAAVKVIKKRFQFMELLQKWAEPIHFGISRGLEKLTVSYDSTTGIKANWSDSEMKAHLEKKLFDSQKRELERGVTLTGPHRDDLQFFVNDYDVQTYGSQGQQRTTALSLKLAEIELIKQEVGEAPVLLLDDVLSELDDYRQSHLLNTIQGDVQTFVTTTSVEGIAHETIQHAKMFHVEQGAVIN; this is encoded by the coding sequence ATGTATATTGAACGACTTGAATTAAAAAATTTCCGTAATTATGATTCAATTGAGTTGGACTTTTCCTCTAAAATTAACGTGTTGATAGGTGAAAATGCACAAGGTAAAACAAACTTAATGGAATCCCTATATGTATTATCTATGGCAAAATCCCACAGAACTTCGAATGATAAAGAATTAATACGTTGGGAAGCAGACTATGGTAAAATAAAAGGTAATATCCAAAAAAAATATGGTCGTTTACCATTAGAATTAATTTTATCAAAAAAAGGAAAAAAAGCAAAAGTTAACCATTTAGAACAAACGAGGCTAAGTAATTATATCGGCCAATTAAATGTCGTGATGTTTGCTCCAGAGGATTTGTATTTAGTAAAAGGAAGTCCACAAGTAAGAAGACGATTTCTAGATATGGAAATCGGTCAAATTTCCCCTGTTTATTTACATGATTTACTTCAATTTCAAAAAGTATTAAAACAACGAAATCATATATTAAAACAACATCAAGGGAAAAGCAATTTAAAAGATGTCATGTTTGAAGTATATACTGAACAATATATAGACGCAGCAGTGAAGGTTATAAAAAAAAGATTTCAGTTCATGGAATTATTGCAAAAATGGGCTGAACCTATTCATTTTGGTATTTCTAGAGGATTAGAAAAATTGACTGTATCGTATGATTCTACAACGGGTATTAAAGCGAATTGGTCTGATAGTGAAATGAAAGCTCATTTAGAAAAAAAGTTGTTTGATAGTCAAAAAAGAGAATTAGAGCGAGGAGTAACTTTAACGGGTCCTCATCGTGATGATTTACAGTTTTTTGTTAATGACTACGATGTACAAACATATGGTTCTCAAGGTCAACAGCGGACAACTGCTTTATCCTTGAAACTGGCTGAAATTGAACTGATAAAACAGGAGGTGGGTGAAGCTCCTGTTTTATTGCTGGATGATGTTTTATCTGAACTAGATGATTATCGACAGTCCCATTTATTAAACACAATTCAAGGGGACGTTCAAACCTTCGTTACAACAACAAGTGTAGAGGGAATTGCCCATGAAACCATTCAACATGCAAAAATGTTTCATGTGGAACAAGGTGCGGTTATAAATTAA
- the yaaA gene encoding S4 domain-containing protein YaaA has protein sequence MEEIRFDTEYITLGQLLKMTDAIDSGGMAKWFLSEHTVYVNGEVDQRRGRKLRNKDVVNIPGVGRFQLVGPENGE, from the coding sequence TTGGAAGAGATTCGATTTGACACAGAATATATCACGCTCGGTCAATTATTAAAAATGACGGACGCAATAGATTCAGGTGGAATGGCCAAGTGGTTTTTAAGCGAACATACTGTCTATGTAAATGGAGAAGTAGATCAAAGAAGAGGTAGAAAACTTCGTAATAAAGATGTTGTAAATATTCCAGGAGTAGGAAGATTTCAATTGGTTGGACCAGAGAACGGGGAATAA